Proteins co-encoded in one Oreochromis aureus strain Israel breed Guangdong linkage group 3, ZZ_aureus, whole genome shotgun sequence genomic window:
- the LOC116325324 gene encoding uncharacterized protein LOC116325324 isoform X1: MGYTLHCIMGLLLLLSTLFYVNADASKPRATLTAQSSIIPAGGSVTLSCSVEGSAGWNIYWFRSDSVSSEIQLIRENERNRAISVSQGGLYHCRGGRGDPVFFTEESNEVAIIETATLRAQTSVIPVGGSVNLTCSVNTSSSSGWKYYWYRDEKSSEPLTTQDAVFHSNGQISVSQEGLYRCRGGRGNPVYYTEDSQEVQIFKTVTVSGADGSSSPVWLIVGLVCGVSLIIILLLLLYRCRQSKFADETQDVTYSLIKLKDFEKRRKHHKPEECVIYSEVKTRAAEDSLMYAEVKQPKKEKAKKNKGKSSPAADAAVYSEVTSGSSFSNSAAMQADLFFTLLNVFSS, encoded by the exons ATGGGATACACTTTGCACTGCATAATGGGCTTATTATTGT TGCTCAGTACGCTCTTCTACGTAAATGCTGATG CAAGTAAACCCagagccacactgacagcacaaAGTTCAAtcataccagcagggggcagtgtgacactgagctgCTCTGTGGAGGGCTCTGCTGGCTGGAATATTTATTGGTTCAGAAGTGATTCAGTCTCTTCTGAAATCCAGCTCataagagaaaatgaaagaaacagagCTATTAGTGTCTCACAAGGAGGTCTGTACcactgcagaggagggagaggagatccAGTTTTCTTCACAGAAGAAAGCAATGAAGTTGCTATTATAGAAACTG CTACACTGAGAGCACAAACTTCTGTCATACcggtagggggcagtgtgaacctgacctgctctgtgaacacatcatcatcatctggatgGAAATACTACTGGTACAGAGATGAGAAATCTTCTGAACCTCTGACCACACAAGATGCAGTTTTCCACTCAAATGGACAAATCAGTGTCTCACAGGAAGGACTCTAcaggtgcagaggaggaagaggaaacccagtttactacacagaggacagcCAAGAAGTTCAGATTTTCAAAACTG TAACTGTGTCAGGAGCTGACGGCTCTTCATCTCCTGTGTGGTTGATTGTTGGACTGGTTTGTGGAGTCTCTCTCATTATTATTCTCCTGCTCTTGTTGTATCGCTGCAGACAGTCCAAGT ttgCAGATGAAACCCAAGATGTCACATATTCTCTCATTAAGCTTAAAGATTTTGAAAAGAGGA GGAAGCATCACAAACCAGAGGAGTGTGTTATTTACTCTGAGGTAAAGACAAGAGCTGCAG AGGACAGTCTGATGTATGCTGAGGTCAAACagcccaaaaaagaaaaagccaagaaaaacaaag GAAAATCAAGTCCTGCAgctgatgcagcagtttattctgAAGTCACATCAGGAAGCTCTTTCAGTAATTCTGCTGCCATGCAGGCTGATTTATTCTTCACATTATTAAATGTCTTCAGCTCATAA
- the LOC116325324 gene encoding uncharacterized protein LOC116325324 isoform X2, producing MGYTLHCIMGLLLLLSTLFYVNADASKPRATLTAQSSIIPAGGSVTLSCSVEGSAGWNIYWFRSDSVSSEIQLIRENERNRAISVSQGGLYHCRGGRGDPVFFTEESNEVAIIETATLRAQTSVIPVGGSVNLTCSVNTSSSSGWKYYWYRDEKSSEPLTTQDAVFHSNGQISVSQEGLYRCRGGRGNPVYYTEDSQEVQIFKTVTVSGADGSSSPVWLIVGLVCGVSLIIILLLLLYRCRQSKFADETQDVTYSLIKLKDFEKRRKHHKPEECVIYSEVKTRAAEDSLMYAEVKQPKKEKAKKNKGKSSPAADAAVYSEVTSGSSFSQ from the exons ATGGGATACACTTTGCACTGCATAATGGGCTTATTATTGT TGCTCAGTACGCTCTTCTACGTAAATGCTGATG CAAGTAAACCCagagccacactgacagcacaaAGTTCAAtcataccagcagggggcagtgtgacactgagctgCTCTGTGGAGGGCTCTGCTGGCTGGAATATTTATTGGTTCAGAAGTGATTCAGTCTCTTCTGAAATCCAGCTCataagagaaaatgaaagaaacagagCTATTAGTGTCTCACAAGGAGGTCTGTACcactgcagaggagggagaggagatccAGTTTTCTTCACAGAAGAAAGCAATGAAGTTGCTATTATAGAAACTG CTACACTGAGAGCACAAACTTCTGTCATACcggtagggggcagtgtgaacctgacctgctctgtgaacacatcatcatcatctggatgGAAATACTACTGGTACAGAGATGAGAAATCTTCTGAACCTCTGACCACACAAGATGCAGTTTTCCACTCAAATGGACAAATCAGTGTCTCACAGGAAGGACTCTAcaggtgcagaggaggaagaggaaacccagtttactacacagaggacagcCAAGAAGTTCAGATTTTCAAAACTG TAACTGTGTCAGGAGCTGACGGCTCTTCATCTCCTGTGTGGTTGATTGTTGGACTGGTTTGTGGAGTCTCTCTCATTATTATTCTCCTGCTCTTGTTGTATCGCTGCAGACAGTCCAAGT ttgCAGATGAAACCCAAGATGTCACATATTCTCTCATTAAGCTTAAAGATTTTGAAAAGAGGA GGAAGCATCACAAACCAGAGGAGTGTGTTATTTACTCTGAGGTAAAGACAAGAGCTGCAG AGGACAGTCTGATGTATGCTGAGGTCAAACagcccaaaaaagaaaaagccaagaaaaacaaag GAAAATCAAGTCCTGCAgctgatgcagcagtttattctgAAGTCACATCAGGAAGCTCTTTCA GTCAGTGA